GCTGTTTAGCATATTGACCACCATGAGAGGGTCAAATCTGAAAATCATTTCAAAATGCCCATGGACTAAATCAATTCTGTCTGCCTGGACAGTcagaatacaataaaataaatattgcttCTGCCCTAGTTTGCTTGGAGGACTGACACTGCACATGATTTGGAGCCAGAGGGCAGTTCAGCCTTGAACAGCGCTCATGACGAGCAATGGGACAGAAGAGATAACATTGAAAGTACAGGAAAGGAGGGCAGGAAAGGATacttacaatagaaaacagagAAACCGCACTTGCTCAGTGGTCCTGAGGACAGTATGACAGAGGAAGGGATTGGGGAGGGAGGAGTCAGACACAGGGAGGAGGGGATGTTGAGAGGGGATGTGCCATAAGACATTAGAGGGTGAGATAGAAGCATGAAGAAAACAAGTAGGAGTGAGTTTAAGcttcctgactttcacaaaCAAATAGGTGTTAGTTTGTCGAGGGGATGCCATCGTTTAGTGGAAAGTGGGAATTGTATACACTGGAACAGTGTAAACAAGACTAGCATAAATTTTACGACTGTAAACTATCAAATACGAACATGAAAGAAGCATGATTAGACAACAACTGAGATGTTGAAAATGCAATAGCGTACCAACAATTAACACAAAAGTGAAAAGTAGTGTGACTGATGTGATTATAATGCGTAGTGGGTGAAAAGCACTTCTGTTTGCTAATAGACGCAACTTTAAGCCACAGACCCAACACACAACATACTACTATTTGCCTATCTGTCTAGCATAACTGCCACTCACGTGATGATCCtgtctttgtttttcttctgaGACTGCCCTGCTTGCTTCTGCTGCTCCTGAGTTTTGTCTGGTTTGTGTTTGTCCATTAGCTTCTCAGTCGTTGGTTTAATTGTGTCACTTCCACCTAAGGTCTTTGATGGCTTAAAAGGATCAATAGAGTCATCAAAATGATCAGGGTCAAAACTGTATGATCCTTTAGGGAGTGTTGGCGAGTTGCTAAGTTTACTGTTCCCACCAAAAGGATCAAAATTGGGATCATCCCACTGACTTGGGTCAAAGTTGTAGGATTTCTTAGGAATAGGAATATCATCAACGTTCATTGGAGTCACATTCTCAGATAGTGGTTGGTCTTGTTCTGATGAAGGCTCTGGTGGTAGAGCTGTGGATTCTGCAGCTTTTGGTCGCTGTTTTTTTGGGGTAGCCAGCTTGCTGCTTGTCTTCTTTCCAGACTTCTTGGGTGGAGGTCTCTTGGCTTCAGCATCATCAAGTCCAAACTCCAACATTACTGGCTGTGTGGGCATTTCCTCTATCAGCTCTGATTTAGTAGTGGCATTGGCAGGTGGAGGGTTCTGCAACTTGGTCCCTCCAGTTGTGAATGGActcaaagtgttgtcaaactgatcaGGGTCAAAGTTGTAGCTCCCCTTTGGAAGTATCGGAGGATTGTCGTCCACTTCATTGGGGTCTACGCTATTCAGTGGGGCCTTCACCTTGAGGGAAGGAGGTCTAGGCTTGAGGGACTTAGTCTGTGGTTTGGAGGATGGTTCTTCAATGTGACCATTGCAGATGTTGGTGTCATCTGTTGTAACTGCATCAGCAGGATCCGGCTGGTCCACATCCATGTCAGCAAAGGAAAGCTGGATCCTGGATTTCAGGGTTGAGCTGGGGTCCACACTGCTCTGCCGCACGACCGGGGCAGGTGCATCCTCAGGAAAGCAATCGTCCAGGGTCAGGTTCTGGGTTTTGGTTGTGATGGAGGTCAACTGATTCACACAATCTTCTGGGAAACCTGCTGAGAGTAGAAGAGATTTTTTCTATCATGGTCTATATAATTTATAGAATATCCCGCTGAAATATGCAATAATATGTTACAGTATAATGCAATATGTTCCCCTAATATCATTTTTCTTGTATTTTTAGTGTTTGCACTTTTCCTTTCATATGTTCTTAGAGCACATACAGTATGTCTATTGTTCAACCTATGGAGGATATTTGAAGAACAGACTTCCTTACGACAGAAAAGACAGGAAATGCTTCACTCAGGATGCAAAGAGTTGAACAATagtcttctcttccctgtctcCAGCAGGCGCAAATAATCAACCTCAAGCAACAATCAGTATATGGGCTTGATGTTTCAGCACACCCATTTCGGATGTACTGAAAAGAAGACTTGCCCTTTCTGGCacgtcctgattttgctgagttaaaCGCGTTCCCgggtcaacatattttattgatccttgaacaacattcctgtccgaaAATGTAATGCTAACTATATCCCAAACCTAACCcgacccataagttatccctaaaatcagagggaactgatgtagaagcacctaccCTGGTTGtgagcctaaacttgacataaactttaaacttgtccctcaattCTGATTgcttgattggaatgttgttccaggttcaacaaagatgttgatccaggaacatgttgcacttggtAAAATCAGGTTCTGCGCCATTTCTGTGccataataagaaaaaaaactgcCTCAAAAACTACATTTCATGCCACTGTAACTAGAGGATAACTGAACAAACCACACTTCAAACATCTACATGTGAAATTATGTCAATATTATTAAAGTAGTCATTTTTTGCTGGCAGTCATCACTGAGTTTTGATGCAACAGCCTGTTGCTAAGAGACAGGAGGAGACATTCTATTTATAAATAAGATGTATGACTTTGCGCTGACCTCCGATTGAGACAGCTTTGAGAAGTACTAGCTGTTATCTGTTCAAAATATTTACATGCAAGAACATTTCCGACAGGAGACTGTTTCTGAGTTGAATTTGTGAATTTTGTTAGTACTCTAAAAATCTGACATTAGTGCTCTTGTGGGCAACATGAGTTTGAGTCTGTTTGAGTGATATTCTGTAGTGGTTGAGGCTCAAGGGTGGTATCTGAAAGGTTTAAAGTTTGATCCCCAGAATGAGCAAGCCATAAGCCTTAGGCTAACTATCGTACTCTTAAATAAGGAGTAAAATTCCTTAACCACAGACTGCTCCTGACTTAATAAGTTCTTAGCACCATTCTAGGGTAACTTCGTATGAAAATcacataaacaaatacaaattttaGGCTAGTAATGTCTGAACTGTAACACAATGGTTTCTATGTGGATGTCCAAAAAGAAGAACTTGAGCTTTACCAACTAGCATTTTAGGGAACTAGCCTTACATGAATGAAATAAACACAACTGCCGCTGTCAGCATTGAAATTACAATATTCCACCCACAGACCTTCCATGAGTCCTTTCCAATGTCTACGCCCAATCTTCCTCCTGCTTTCGTCAAGTTCTAGCTATCTCTTACACTTTGTGTTTTTCCACACTTCTGGTACTACGCTGCCCTTCACTGTTAAAAGCGATGGCAGTCAGCCCTTCCCATTGTGGACACAAAAACACTCTGATCAGCACTTTTAAAGTTTCTGCAGCTGCTCTTGTCATCATTTCCAGAGGTCAAGGCTCCTCCTCGACACCCATCTACAGGGTGAGCTAATTTCTGCAATAGATAAACCTTTTGGCAGATATGAGGTACAAATGTCACTATACATTATATGAAGAACGGGAAAGAACAGGAAAGAACAGGAAGCtcttaatgttttaatttcttACTGCCAATTTAGGGcctttaaattcatttatattGGGTAGGTGGTATCTGAAATGTAGGTTTGGACATCAGATAAAGGTGTCTGCTAAATGGAAGAATTCTAAAATGATTGTTCAAACTGTTTCTATGGCATAAATGTTATGATGAATGTTATACAGAACCAGAGTTTTTCAGGCTCTGAAAGCAACCGTtgtagtttaaaggtgccctagaacttttttttaaaagatgtaatataagtctaaggtgtcccctgaatgtgtctgtgaagtttcagctcaaaataccccacagatttttttttaattattttttttaactgcctattttggggcataattagaaatgagccgattcagggtgtgtggccctttaaatctggtgctccacaccccaagagctcgtgcttgccttaaacaacataaaaaaagttcacacagctaatataaccctcaaaatggatctttacaaagtgttcgtcatgcagcatgtctaatcgcgtaagtacagtgtttattttgatgtttacattgattctgaatgagtttgaggctatgctccgtggataacggctaatgctacactgttggagagatttacaaagaatgaagttgtgtttatgcattatacagactgcaagtgtttaaaaatgaaaatagcgaaggctctcttgtctccgtgaatacagtaagaaacgaatgtaactttaaccacatttaacagtacattagcaacatgctaacgaaacatttagatagacaagttacaaatatcactaaaaatatcatgttatcatgaatcatgtcagttattattgctccatctgccattttttgctattgtccttgcttgcttacttagtctgttgattcagctctgtacagatccagacgttactggctgcccttgtctaatgcctttcataatgttgggaacatgggctggcatatgcaaatattgcgggcgtacaccccgactgttacgtaacagtcggtgttatgttgagattcgcctgttcttcagaggtcttttaaacaaatgagatttatataagcaagaggaaacaatggagtttgagactcactgtatgtcatttccatgtactgaactcttgttatttaactatgccgaggtaaattcaatttttgaatctagggcacatTTAAACATGCAACACCAGTGAAGGAGAATCATCAGACACATTGCGATTGGTTATGCAGCCAGTGCTAGTGTCCGTGACTTGAGCTTCCTCTTTGTGGTGGGAGTGTGATGCATCGACAGCGTTTTGGACATCATGGGCTAATAAATTAGAAACACAAATGCTTCATCTCAACCCTGCTGAGAAACATTTCAGAGCAGTTTTGATTATATAACTATGGCAAAATAATAAGAACTCTCATACCAGGCAAATGCATAATGCTGTCACAACACATTAGTCAACATGGTCCTGTAAGATACTGCACAAAAGAGCCATACAAATGACAATGTACATGACTGAGTTTCTTATAGAGTAGAAAAGGCAATTAAACAGTAAATAATGCTTGTTTTTCAGTTATATTCTCTGACGTCAACAAGCAACTGATGTCAGCAGGAGTTTATGTATGACTTTATATTGAAGGTGCAGCAGGATTTAGTACCTGGGGTGGAGAGGACACAAGAAGGCTTCTGTTTACATAACCACAAATTCTGGCTAATGCACTGCTAGCCATGAAAACGTGTTCCTAGAAATGGCATGTGTCTGTACAGCTGTGAGGATGAGGACAACTGTATATTGGAAACTGAATTGTGCTCTGCTGGAGCCAGACTTTTACTGTCTGTCTGCTCAAGCAATCCAAACCACGACACGTAGGCTTGGAAAGGCTGCCTCTATTAGCCTAAAGCATTTTGCATTTCTCAGGACAACTTTCTCATTAAAAGATTTATTCCTGCAAAGTAACAGTCACGTTTCCAGAGATACACTAAGAGAAAGAGataataaactataaaaatggtaaaaagtGAGCTAGCAAGCCCAGCACAGTTTCAATGAGTGCAAATGTGTGTTTTAGAGTGTCTGTGTGTGGCATTTAGAAAAATTAACTAAATCACATGATGTTCTTCGCTTCAAGCCTTTGACCTTGCCCATTGATAAACGTGCTCTGAGAGGAGCGGGTGCTTTTGTTCAATTTCAAACTTCTGAATTCCAAGCTGTGCGCTTTTCCCACACTGGGTCAGGGGCCTCTCTTTGCTCAAACCTCTATTTTCCAACCTCAAAACCTCCTCCATTGCATTACATTTAAGTAACTAATACTGTCTGCACAGTTTTGTTTCAAGCTGAGGTCAAAATGCATCAGTGTAGTTaaatctttgaaacacaaaactCATCCTCACTGAAGAAAACATTGGAAAACTTTATCAGAGCTACACCTAGAgactaaaataatattttaagtgCAAAACAATAGCAACATACACATTTTCGCATATACGCCTAACGAGAGTGACAAGTCAAATTTTAGAGCGTTTATGAGATTTTAATGGGCAGATAAATTCCTCAAAAAGAGTCTGGGGAAGTGCAGCTGTTTTCAGTTAGTGATATGGTACACTCCCCTGAATTTGGACACGTGTCTTTAAGAGgaaaatttaaagaaaacaaggcATGCTTTTAAGTAAAAGAAACTCTTCTAGATAAAGAGCTGTAATTGGATTCTATGTATATGTCAAAATCTAGCTTTTATTTTACTAGCTAGTCAGGCCTTATACATCGTGGTGCCCAATTAGCAAACAAATCATTCTTTTAAAAGTCATTTTcctaatatttgtaaattactCTATCATAAGGGGAGAAATTTGttgctttaataaaataaatctttgcCCATTTGCTTGCCTTCCAGCAAATAACATAGCTATCAGTTGATTTATAAGGTAAAGTATTAGTAAAAAATATACTGACCCACTATCCCAGTTCCAAACACTACAAGAAATGCTACCATCTTTTAGTGATACTAAAAGATCAACAAAACCACTTAGAGACATACATTCctcctgttgccatggcaacatcacATTGCATGAGAGGAATAGAGGCACATGTAGCGACAGGTGCTCTGTGCCATCTCTAAATCTACCATCTGCATATATGGCTCTCCGTTATTATGAGGTATTGGAGGTCTTCTTTTACCTGTGCTCTCTGTTATTGGTTGATCCAGCGCTGATGGTTCTTTATATGGCTGATGGACAGGCGTCTCAGCTTCGGGTGTGTCAAATTGGCCCTCTGAGTCCGAACTGAtggaaaatgaagaaaaactcTGTGGTTAGTCACAGCAGCACAGTTCTTAAATCTGTATTATGGTGACAAAAGGACATTGCCATGGTTATTTGGTTCAGCTTGATTTAAATCAGGTGGATAATGTTGAACTCAGATCAGGGGTGATcagtataaaacatacaaactcATCAGATCATCAAATgccattaatatttaataaaacattttgcacATGTGGCTTAAAGCTTTAGCCTTGGGTGAAACAAAACTGAACAGAGCATGTCctcattaaataataacaatgtATCCTAGCTGTGACACCAGTACTTTCTGCAAATTGTTGTTTATCATATGTGCCTGTTTGGTggtttatgtgtttgtgtgaggtAACACTGAAGAGCTTTCTAGGTAAAAGGAATAgtcccaaaaatggaaatttgcttagcctcatgttgttccaaacccatatgactttaATTCTTGCGTGGAAAACAAAAGAAGCTTTATGCTATTAGGCTTTCAACTTTCAGAAAAGACACATGTAACATAAAAGTGTCACAAAAGCAGACCAGATGACCCATGTGCTATTTTCTAAGTCTTCTGGAGTTATGTGATAGCTTTGTTTGAGggtttaaaagaaagaaagaaaacgcaACCAATAAAGTTCCTtaaaatttcttcttttgttaTTCTACAAAAGAATGAAAGACATtaaggtttagaacaacattaaaatttttgggtgtactatcCTTTTTACCCTCACAACAGAGCATAATGGTCATGGGCCTGAGCCTGAACTAAAATGGAAGAATTGTTaatcgtgtgtgtgtgcatgtgtgtgaaaCCGGTCCCCAATCTGGGAGTACTGCCCAGTCTTGTTGCACTAGGCCACCTGCAGTCCCATTAGGGAAGTAATCATTACTAGTCCggcaaacaaacacaacagacaACAGAATAGATGAACTTGCAAAAACCCCACAAATGAAATCTTAATAAGTAGTGCTATGAAAAGGTTTTGCATAAATATCAATTTCATTCTGTTGTTCCCTTCCAACAATCACCTATTTTTAACTGGGCGAGCCCAAACCCAACACAAACCACTCCACTAAatcactgtatttttcataaaaaccCTGCCTGCACAACTCATGCTGCTTGTGTTGACTCATACTGAGCTCCATAGAAATGAGTAGCTCTCTACAGAATGTGTGGGTGGCTTACTGTGAGTTTTTCTAAGTATATTTACAACTTTCATGATCCTGACAATCTTTTGGGCCATTGTTAAGGTCTGTGTAGAGATTAATTTGCGGCAGTCTCTCAGGCTGCGAGGCGTTAGGAAAGAAAGGATTCTTCCTGGAAAGGAATGCTAGCAGACAGCTCAACAGCACATAGACAGGATGTCAACAACACAGCTTAGGGGAAACAAACCAAAACATTCTTTTTTCCCCAGATGATACACATGAATTGAacattatataaacaaaaataaactacacttttgcatattttgaaaaatatatgaGTGGTGCTTGCCTGTAAAAAGTATAAAAGAAGTTCAGAACgcttacactacgtcctacgcctttcgtattcaacttacgaaaaaaatgCGACTGATGtcgcggaagctagatattttactttataacttgttaaatatggatatgtttcttacacaaatgcatcgcttcactttagaaggcctttattaaaccc
This genomic stretch from Megalobrama amblycephala isolate DHTTF-2021 linkage group LG2, ASM1881202v1, whole genome shotgun sequence harbors:
- the tacc1 gene encoding transforming acidic coiled-coil-containing protein 1 isoform X4 codes for the protein MGGSQSKKGYGTNSLKQKSISTSDSEGQFDTPEAETPVHQPYKEPSALDQPITESTGFPEDCVNQLTSITTKTQNLTLDDCFPEDAPAPVVRQSSVDPSSTLKSRIQLSFADMDVDQPDPADAVTTDDTNICNGHIEEPSSKPQTKSLKPRPPSLKVKAPLNSVDPNEVDDNPPILPKGSYNFDPDQFDNTLSPFTTGGTKLQNPPPANATTKSELIEEMPTQPVMLEFGLDDAEAKRPPPKKSGKKTSSKLATPKKQRPKAAESTALPPEPSSEQDQPLSENVTPMNVDDIPIPKKSYNFDPSQWDDPNFDPFGGNSKLSNSPTLPKGSYSFDPDHFDDSIDPFKPSKTLGGSDTIKPTTEKLMDKHKPDKTQEQQKQAGQSQKKNKDRIITNSCKVKKYENQSLVLDVCNQEKDVQEDPASKLPHRVHHATDEEKLASTVMGQKDGPEEFSDCTKTTTCTKTADDLPVGMTDQYDENDLSSPSESLCKSHSLSSPDSETIEKTSPGLDSIPLSEIDKAAVLTLIREEIIAKEIEANEWKRKYEEGKLEVIEMRKIVDEYEKTVAQMIEDEQRKNIGSQKSVHQITMERDQALADLNSVERSLSDLFRRYENMKTVLEGFKKNEEVLKKCAQDYLTRVRQEEQRYQTLKIHAEEKLDKANEEIAQVRAKANAESVALNASLRKEQMKVDSLERALEQKNQEIEELTKICDELIAKLGTTD
- the tacc1 gene encoding transforming acidic coiled-coil-containing protein 1 isoform X3 — translated: MGGSQSKKGYGTNSLKQKSISTSDSEGQFDTPEAETPVHQPYKEPSALDQPITESTAGFPEDCVNQLTSITTKTQNLTLDDCFPEDAPAPVVRQSSVDPSSTLKSRIQLSFADMDVDQPDPADAVTTDDTNICNGHIEEPSSKPQTKSLKPRPPSLKVKAPLNSVDPNEVDDNPPILPKGSYNFDPDQFDNTLSPFTTGGTKLQNPPPANATTKSELIEEMPTQPVMLEFGLDDAEAKRPPPKKSGKKTSSKLATPKKQRPKAAESTALPPEPSSEQDQPLSENVTPMNVDDIPIPKKSYNFDPSQWDDPNFDPFGGNSKLSNSPTLPKGSYSFDPDHFDDSIDPFKPSKTLGGSDTIKPTTEKLMDKHKPDKTQEQQKQAGQSQKKNKDRIITNSCKVKKYENQSLVLDVCNQEKDVQEDPASKLPHRVHHATDEEKLASTVMGQKDGPEEFSDCTKTTTCTKTADDLPVGMTDQYDENDLSSPSESLCKSHSLSSPDSETIEKTSPGLDSIPLSEIDKAAVLTLIREEIIAKEIEANEWKRKYEEGKLEVIEMRKIVDEYEKTVAQMIEDEQRKNIGSQKSVHQITMERDQALADLNSVERSLSDLFRRYENMKTVLEGFKKNEEVLKKCAQDYLTRVRQEEQRYQTLKIHAEEKLDKANEEIAQVRAKANAESVALNASLRKEQMKVDSLERALEQKNQEIEELTKICDELIAKLGTTD